One Rattus norvegicus strain BN/NHsdMcwi chromosome 20, GRCr8, whole genome shotgun sequence DNA segment encodes these proteins:
- the Tsbp1 gene encoding testis-expressed basic protein 1 isoform X40 — MPMEMCYPQPSLKSSCYQQCSVKPSCQQGMMPLCPESQTLPLLITQRTGARRGPPIILKKHSGQMMRHGGSVTFQEDNGDTMKWRRCQCEFCCPKRYESHMAHQRREPIWCEEPAPQQQQQQQQQQQQPQQQQQQQQPPPTPPPRRQESQVRFDQRNENCYDAQTICYEEPFLFRRLESLIRKNQDGIVIKQNEGGLLIKKAEDHPSEHKKKGKPKKSSEPQDTDSDSSAPPSSDQPEAKPEPQPDEGEEKKQKKEKKKKKKKDKGDG, encoded by the exons ATGCCCATGGAAATGT GTTATCCACAGCCATCACTGAAGTCTAGCT GTTATCAGCAATGTTCAGTCAAGCCTAGCT GCCAACAAGGAATGATGCCTCTCT GCCCTGAGTCGCAGACTTTACCCTTAT tAATTACACAGAGAACTGGAG CAAGACGTGGACCACCTATAATAC TGAAAAAGCATTCAG GCCAGATGATGAGGCACGGAGGGAGCGTGACCTTCCAGGAAGACAACGGAGACACAATGAAGTGGAGAAGATGCCAGTGCGAGTTCTGCTGTCCTAAGAGATACGAGTCGCACATGGCCCACCAGCGACGAGAACCCATATGGTGTGAAGAACCAGcgccgcagcagcagcagcaacagcagcagcagcagcagcagccacagcagcagcagcagcagcagcagcctcctcctactcctcctccacGAAGACAAGAATCTCAAGTAAGATTTgaccaaagaaatgaaaactgctATGACGCCCAGACCATTTGTTATGAAGAACCATTCCTTTTCAGAAGACTGGAGTCCCTGATAAGGAAGAACCAAGACGGGATagtaataaagcaaaatgaaggcGGCCTCCTGATAAAGAAGGCTGAGGACCACCCATCAGAAcacaaaaagaaagggaaaccCAAGAAGTCATCAGAACCCCAAGACACTGACTCGGATTCAAGTGCACCACCAAGCTCAGATCAACCTGAAGCAAAACCCGAACCACAACCAGAcgaaggggaggagaagaaacaaaagaaagaaaagaagaaaaagaagaaaaaagacaaaggcGATGGGTGA
- the Tsbp1 gene encoding testis-expressed basic protein 1 isoform X41: protein MDSSGYPQPSLKSSCYQQCSVKPSCQQGMMPLCPESQTLPLLITQRTGARRGPPIILKKHSGQMMRHGGSVTFQEDNGDTMKWRRCQCEFCCPKRYESHMAHQRREPIWCEEPAPQQQQQQQQQQQQPQQQQQQQQPPPTPPPRRQESQVRFDQRNENCYDAQTICYEEPFLFRRLESLIRKNQDGIVIKQNEGGLLIKKAEDHPSEHKKKGKPKKSSEPQDTDSDSSAPPSSDQPEAKPEPQPDEGEEKKQKKEKKKKKKKDKGDG from the exons ATGGATTCTAGTG GTTATCCACAGCCATCACTGAAGTCTAGCT GTTATCAGCAATGTTCAGTCAAGCCTAGCT GCCAACAAGGAATGATGCCTCTCT GCCCTGAGTCGCAGACTTTACCCTTAT tAATTACACAGAGAACTGGAG CAAGACGTGGACCACCTATAATAC TGAAAAAGCATTCAG GCCAGATGATGAGGCACGGAGGGAGCGTGACCTTCCAGGAAGACAACGGAGACACAATGAAGTGGAGAAGATGCCAGTGCGAGTTCTGCTGTCCTAAGAGATACGAGTCGCACATGGCCCACCAGCGACGAGAACCCATATGGTGTGAAGAACCAGcgccgcagcagcagcagcaacagcagcagcagcagcagcagccacagcagcagcagcagcagcagcagcctcctcctactcctcctccacGAAGACAAGAATCTCAAGTAAGATTTgaccaaagaaatgaaaactgctATGACGCCCAGACCATTTGTTATGAAGAACCATTCCTTTTCAGAAGACTGGAGTCCCTGATAAGGAAGAACCAAGACGGGATagtaataaagcaaaatgaaggcGGCCTCCTGATAAAGAAGGCTGAGGACCACCCATCAGAAcacaaaaagaaagggaaaccCAAGAAGTCATCAGAACCCCAAGACACTGACTCGGATTCAAGTGCACCACCAAGCTCAGATCAACCTGAAGCAAAACCCGAACCACAACCAGAcgaaggggaggagaagaaacaaaagaaagaaaagaagaaaaagaagaaaaaagacaaaggcGATGGGTGA
- the Btn3a2 gene encoding butyrophilin subfamily 3 member A2, producing MGIYCKPSVLFQDSYLLVLTQLLCWVTTKGFRVFGPSDPVVAAPGREAILPCSVSPAMSVENMEELRWFRTRFSQAVFVYRDQEEQKEEQLPQYSWRTSLVKDQFHEGKAAVRIQNVQESDSGIYVCHFKQGHFREEAILELKVAAMGSAPEVYIKGPEDGGVCVVCMASGWYPEPQVHWRDSRGEDLPASSETLHEDAEGLFSTETSLVLRDSSVRNVTCSTFNPILGQEKAMAMVIPEPFFPQASPWKAAFLVILTMMGILISGTIYLLRREHSGRLKVQQKRKHLQCEKDELQTTKEDALLFTRLFEWGYFDWVLTRVCSFTAWRKAQLYADWRKEHFQACNFTLDPASAHPILNVSQDRMRVTRKDTTMCLDDLFCVLGTNGISSGRYYWEVKLRNRDSSTWTLGVCREGVERKGCFSECPEKGFWTVGQSSSGYWAYVDSGRDSLSIRQAPQSVGVFVDYDERNISFYNMSDKSHLFSFHEASFSGTLLPYFRLKSGNISMTVSSMACVSEGQQGEEGRRGRKRSRKGRKGRRPKKGKGLALLPLKESLSPTGEEGLVPGSCVVVSPSGEESPFLQDARDTLFP from the exons ATGGGAATTTACTGCAAGCCCTCTGTGCTCTTCCAGGACTCCTACCTCCTGGTCCTTACACAGCTGCTTTGCTGGGTGACCACAA AGGGTTTCCGGGTCTTTGGTCCCTCAGACCCCGTTGTGGCCGCACCAGGTAGGGAAGCCATACTTCCCTGCTCTGTGTCTCCAGCCATGAGTGTGGAGAACATGGAGGAGCTGAGGTGGTTCCGCACCAGATTCTCACAAGCAGTATTTGTCTATCGGgaccaagaggagcagaaggaagagcaGTTGCCTCAGTATTCTTGGCGGACCTCACTGGTGAAGGACCAGTTCCATGAAGGCAAGGCTGCCGTGAGGATCCAGAATGTCCAGGAGTCAGATAGTGGGATATACGTCTGCCACTTCAAACAGGGACACTTCCGTGAAGAGGCCATCTTGGAACTGAAGGTGGCAG CGATGGGCTCTGCTCCTGAAGTGTACATCAAAGGTCCAGAAGATGGtggagtgtgtgttgtgtgcatggcTTCAGGGTGGTACCCGGAGCCCCAGGTGCATTGGAGAGACTCCAGAGGAGAGGATCTCCCAGCATCCTCAGAGACCCTCCATGAAGATGCTGAAGGGCTGTTCAGCACAGAGACCTCACTGGTGCTGAGAGACAGCTCTGTGAGGAATGTGACCTGCTCCACCTTCAATCCCATCTTGGGTCAGGAGAAAGCCATGGCCATGGTCATCCCAG AGCCCTTCTTCCCTCAGGCCTCTCCCTGGAAGGCAGCTTTTCTCGTGATCCTGACCATGATGGGAATTCTAATCTCAGGGACAATCTATCTTCTCAGAAGGGAACATTCTGGAAGGCTGAAGGTGCAGCAGAAACGGAAGCATCTTCAGTGTGAGAAGGATGAGTTACAGACGACAAAGGAGGATGCTCTGCT GTTTACCCGACTCTTTGAGTGGGGCTATTTTGATTGGGTTCTCACCAGAGTGTGTTCATTTACAGCCTGGAGGAAGGCCCAGCTGTATGCAG ATTGGCGCAAGGAACACTTCCAGGCCT GTAATTTCACTCTGGATCCAGCCTCTGCCCACCCCATCCTTAATGTCTCCCAAGATAGGATGAGAGTGACCCGGAAGGATACTACCATGTGCTTGGATGACCTCTTCTGTGTGCTAGGCACCAACGGCATTTCTTCTGGAAGATATTACTGGGAGGTGAAGCTAAGGAACAGGGACAGCAGCACGTGGACTCTGGGGGTCTGTAGGGAAGGTGTAGAGAGGAAAGGGTGTTTTTCAGAGTGTCCAGAGAAGGGGTTTTGGACAGTGGGGCAGTCTAGTAGTGGGTATTGGGCCTATGTTGACTCTGGGAGGGATTCCTTATCCATCAGGCAAGCTCCGCAGAGTGTGGGGGTGTTTGTGGACTATGACGAAAGGAACATCTCCTTCTATAACATGAGTGACAAGTCCCACCTTTTCTCCTTCCACGAGGCTTCCTTCTCTGGGACTCTTCTTCCATACTTTCGGCTTAAGTCTGGAAATATCTCGATGactgtcagctccatggcttgtGTGTCTGAGGGGCagcagggagaagaggggaggagaggaaggaaaagaagtaggaaggggaggaaggggaggaggccaaagaaggggaaggggttagcTTTGCTTCCTTTGAAGGAGTCTCTGAGTCCCACAGGGGAGGAGGGCCTGGTTCCAGGCTCTTGTGTTGTGGTCTCTCCCTCAGGGGAAGAATCTCCATTCCTCCAGGATGCCAgggacactctgttcccatag
- the Btn3a2 gene encoding butyrophilin subfamily 3 member A2 isoform X1: MGIYCKPSVLFQDSYLLVLTQLLCWVTTKGFRVFGPSDPVVAAPGREAILPCSVSPAMSVENMEELRWFRTRFSQAVFVYRDQEEQKEEQLPQYSWRTSLVKDQFHEGKAAVRIQNVQESDSGIYVCHFKQGHFREEAILELKVAAMGSAPEVYIKGPEDGGVCVVCMASGWYPEPQVHWRDSRGEDLPASSETLHEDAEGLFSTETSLVLRDSSVRNVTCSTFNPILGQEKAMAMVIPEPFFPQASPWKAAFLVILTMMGILISGTIYLLRREHSGRLKVQQKRKHLQCEKDELQTTKEDALLSTSALREELDGRKAAYRTAWRKAQLYADWRKEHFQACNFTLDPASAHPILNVSQDRMRVTRKDTTMCLDDLFCVLGTNGISSGRYYWEVKLRNRDSSTWTLGVCREGVERKGCFSECPEKGFWTVGQSSSGYWAYVDSGRDSLSIRQAPQSVGVFVDYDERNISFYNMSDKSHLFSFHEASFSGTLLPYFRLKSGNISMTVSSMACVSEGQQGEEGRRGRKRSRKGRKGRRPKKGKGLALLPLKESLSPTGEEGLVPGSCVVVSPSGEESPFLQDARDTLFP, from the exons ATGGGAATTTACTGCAAGCCCTCTGTGCTCTTCCAGGACTCCTACCTCCTGGTCCTTACACAGCTGCTTTGCTGGGTGACCACAA AGGGTTTCCGGGTCTTTGGTCCCTCAGACCCCGTTGTGGCCGCACCAGGTAGGGAAGCCATACTTCCCTGCTCTGTGTCTCCAGCCATGAGTGTGGAGAACATGGAGGAGCTGAGGTGGTTCCGCACCAGATTCTCACAAGCAGTATTTGTCTATCGGgaccaagaggagcagaaggaagagcaGTTGCCTCAGTATTCTTGGCGGACCTCACTGGTGAAGGACCAGTTCCATGAAGGCAAGGCTGCCGTGAGGATCCAGAATGTCCAGGAGTCAGATAGTGGGATATACGTCTGCCACTTCAAACAGGGACACTTCCGTGAAGAGGCCATCTTGGAACTGAAGGTGGCAG CGATGGGCTCTGCTCCTGAAGTGTACATCAAAGGTCCAGAAGATGGtggagtgtgtgttgtgtgcatggcTTCAGGGTGGTACCCGGAGCCCCAGGTGCATTGGAGAGACTCCAGAGGAGAGGATCTCCCAGCATCCTCAGAGACCCTCCATGAAGATGCTGAAGGGCTGTTCAGCACAGAGACCTCACTGGTGCTGAGAGACAGCTCTGTGAGGAATGTGACCTGCTCCACCTTCAATCCCATCTTGGGTCAGGAGAAAGCCATGGCCATGGTCATCCCAG AGCCCTTCTTCCCTCAGGCCTCTCCCTGGAAGGCAGCTTTTCTCGTGATCCTGACCATGATGGGAATTCTAATCTCAGGGACAATCTATCTTCTCAGAAGGGAACATTCTGGAAGGCTGAAGGTGCAGCAGAAACGGAAGCATCTTCAGTGTGAGAAGGATGAGTTACAGACGACAAAGGAGGATGCTCTGCTGTCTACTA GTGCACTCAGGGAGGAGCTTG ATGGGAGGAAAGCCGCCTACCGTACCG CCTGGAGGAAGGCCCAGCTGTATGCAG ATTGGCGCAAGGAACACTTCCAGGCCT GTAATTTCACTCTGGATCCAGCCTCTGCCCACCCCATCCTTAATGTCTCCCAAGATAGGATGAGAGTGACCCGGAAGGATACTACCATGTGCTTGGATGACCTCTTCTGTGTGCTAGGCACCAACGGCATTTCTTCTGGAAGATATTACTGGGAGGTGAAGCTAAGGAACAGGGACAGCAGCACGTGGACTCTGGGGGTCTGTAGGGAAGGTGTAGAGAGGAAAGGGTGTTTTTCAGAGTGTCCAGAGAAGGGGTTTTGGACAGTGGGGCAGTCTAGTAGTGGGTATTGGGCCTATGTTGACTCTGGGAGGGATTCCTTATCCATCAGGCAAGCTCCGCAGAGTGTGGGGGTGTTTGTGGACTATGACGAAAGGAACATCTCCTTCTATAACATGAGTGACAAGTCCCACCTTTTCTCCTTCCACGAGGCTTCCTTCTCTGGGACTCTTCTTCCATACTTTCGGCTTAAGTCTGGAAATATCTCGATGactgtcagctccatggcttgtGTGTCTGAGGGGCagcagggagaagaggggaggagaggaaggaaaagaagtaggaaggggaggaaggggaggaggccaaagaaggggaaggggttagcTTTGCTTCCTTTGAAGGAGTCTCTGAGTCCCACAGGGGAGGAGGGCCTGGTTCCAGGCTCTTGTGTTGTGGTCTCTCCCTCAGGGGAAGAATCTCCATTCCTCCAGGATGCCAgggacactctgttcccatag
- the Tsbp1 gene encoding testis-expressed basic protein 1 isoform X39, with amino-acid sequence MDSSAVMPMEMCYPQPSLKSSCYQQCSVKPSCQQGMMPLCPESQTLPLLITQRTGARRGPPIILKKHSGQMMRHGGSVTFQEDNGDTMKWRRCQCEFCCPKRYESHMAHQRREPIWCEEPAPQQQQQQQQQQQQPQQQQQQQQPPPTPPPRRQESQVRFDQRNENCYDAQTICYEEPFLFRRLESLIRKNQDGIVIKQNEGGLLIKKAEDHPSEHKKKGKPKKSSEPQDTDSDSSAPPSSDQPEAKPEPQPDEGEEKKQKKEKKKKKKKDKGDG; translated from the exons ATGGATTCTAGTG CTGTAATGCCCATGGAAATGT GTTATCCACAGCCATCACTGAAGTCTAGCT GTTATCAGCAATGTTCAGTCAAGCCTAGCT GCCAACAAGGAATGATGCCTCTCT GCCCTGAGTCGCAGACTTTACCCTTAT tAATTACACAGAGAACTGGAG CAAGACGTGGACCACCTATAATAC TGAAAAAGCATTCAG GCCAGATGATGAGGCACGGAGGGAGCGTGACCTTCCAGGAAGACAACGGAGACACAATGAAGTGGAGAAGATGCCAGTGCGAGTTCTGCTGTCCTAAGAGATACGAGTCGCACATGGCCCACCAGCGACGAGAACCCATATGGTGTGAAGAACCAGcgccgcagcagcagcagcaacagcagcagcagcagcagcagccacagcagcagcagcagcagcagcagcctcctcctactcctcctccacGAAGACAAGAATCTCAAGTAAGATTTgaccaaagaaatgaaaactgctATGACGCCCAGACCATTTGTTATGAAGAACCATTCCTTTTCAGAAGACTGGAGTCCCTGATAAGGAAGAACCAAGACGGGATagtaataaagcaaaatgaaggcGGCCTCCTGATAAAGAAGGCTGAGGACCACCCATCAGAAcacaaaaagaaagggaaaccCAAGAAGTCATCAGAACCCCAAGACACTGACTCGGATTCAAGTGCACCACCAAGCTCAGATCAACCTGAAGCAAAACCCGAACCACAACCAGAcgaaggggaggagaagaaacaaaagaaagaaaagaagaaaaagaagaaaaaagacaaaggcGATGGGTGA
- the Btn3a2 gene encoding butyrophilin subfamily 3 member A2 isoform X2, which produces MGIYCKPSVLFQDSYLLVLTQLLCWVTTMARLCQELCSSDVQETHKPGTKHFAVFPFIPLTATSVSTEGFRVFGPSDPVVAAPGREAILPCSVSPAMSVENMEELRWFRTRFSQAVFVYRDQEEQKEEQLPQYSWRTSLVKDQFHEGKAAVRIQNVQESDSGIYVCHFKQGHFREEAILELKVAAMGSAPEVYIKGPEDGGVCVVCMASGWYPEPQVHWRDSRGEDLPASSETLHEDAEGLFSTETSLVLRDSSVRNVTCSTFNPILGQEKAMAMVIPEPFFPQASPWKAAFLVILTMMGILISGTIYLLRREHSGRLKVQQKRKHLQCEKDELQTTKEDALLSTSALREELDGRKAAYRTAWRKAQLYADWRKEHFQACNFTLDPASAHPILNVSQDRMRVTRKDTTMCLDDLFCVLGTNGISSGRYYWEVKLRNRDSSTWTLGVCREGVERKGCFSECPEKGFWTVGQSSSGYWAYVDSGRDSLSIRQAPQSVGVFVDYDERNISFYNMSDKSHLFSFHEASFSGTLLPYFRLKSGNISMTVSSMACVSEGQQGEEGRRGRKRSRKGRKGRRPKKGKGLALLPLKESLSPTGEEGLVPGSCVVVSPSGEESPFLQDARDTLFP; this is translated from the exons ATGGGAATTTACTGCAAGCCCTCTGTGCTCTTCCAGGACTCCTACCTCCTGGTCCTTACACAGCTGCTTTGCTGGGTGACCACAA TGGCTAGGCTGTGTCAGGAGCTCTGCAGCTCAGATGTGCAGGAGACTCACAAACCTGGCACTAAGCATTTTGCTGTCTTTCCGTTTATA CCTCTCACTGCTACATCTGTGTCCACAGAGGGTTTCCGGGTCTTTGGTCCCTCAGACCCCGTTGTGGCCGCACCAGGTAGGGAAGCCATACTTCCCTGCTCTGTGTCTCCAGCCATGAGTGTGGAGAACATGGAGGAGCTGAGGTGGTTCCGCACCAGATTCTCACAAGCAGTATTTGTCTATCGGgaccaagaggagcagaaggaagagcaGTTGCCTCAGTATTCTTGGCGGACCTCACTGGTGAAGGACCAGTTCCATGAAGGCAAGGCTGCCGTGAGGATCCAGAATGTCCAGGAGTCAGATAGTGGGATATACGTCTGCCACTTCAAACAGGGACACTTCCGTGAAGAGGCCATCTTGGAACTGAAGGTGGCAG CGATGGGCTCTGCTCCTGAAGTGTACATCAAAGGTCCAGAAGATGGtggagtgtgtgttgtgtgcatggcTTCAGGGTGGTACCCGGAGCCCCAGGTGCATTGGAGAGACTCCAGAGGAGAGGATCTCCCAGCATCCTCAGAGACCCTCCATGAAGATGCTGAAGGGCTGTTCAGCACAGAGACCTCACTGGTGCTGAGAGACAGCTCTGTGAGGAATGTGACCTGCTCCACCTTCAATCCCATCTTGGGTCAGGAGAAAGCCATGGCCATGGTCATCCCAG AGCCCTTCTTCCCTCAGGCCTCTCCCTGGAAGGCAGCTTTTCTCGTGATCCTGACCATGATGGGAATTCTAATCTCAGGGACAATCTATCTTCTCAGAAGGGAACATTCTGGAAGGCTGAAGGTGCAGCAGAAACGGAAGCATCTTCAGTGTGAGAAGGATGAGTTACAGACGACAAAGGAGGATGCTCTGCTGTCTACTA GTGCACTCAGGGAGGAGCTTG ATGGGAGGAAAGCCGCCTACCGTACCG CCTGGAGGAAGGCCCAGCTGTATGCAG ATTGGCGCAAGGAACACTTCCAGGCCT GTAATTTCACTCTGGATCCAGCCTCTGCCCACCCCATCCTTAATGTCTCCCAAGATAGGATGAGAGTGACCCGGAAGGATACTACCATGTGCTTGGATGACCTCTTCTGTGTGCTAGGCACCAACGGCATTTCTTCTGGAAGATATTACTGGGAGGTGAAGCTAAGGAACAGGGACAGCAGCACGTGGACTCTGGGGGTCTGTAGGGAAGGTGTAGAGAGGAAAGGGTGTTTTTCAGAGTGTCCAGAGAAGGGGTTTTGGACAGTGGGGCAGTCTAGTAGTGGGTATTGGGCCTATGTTGACTCTGGGAGGGATTCCTTATCCATCAGGCAAGCTCCGCAGAGTGTGGGGGTGTTTGTGGACTATGACGAAAGGAACATCTCCTTCTATAACATGAGTGACAAGTCCCACCTTTTCTCCTTCCACGAGGCTTCCTTCTCTGGGACTCTTCTTCCATACTTTCGGCTTAAGTCTGGAAATATCTCGATGactgtcagctccatggcttgtGTGTCTGAGGGGCagcagggagaagaggggaggagaggaaggaaaagaagtaggaaggggaggaaggggaggaggccaaagaaggggaaggggttagcTTTGCTTCCTTTGAAGGAGTCTCTGAGTCCCACAGGGGAGGAGGGCCTGGTTCCAGGCTCTTGTGTTGTGGTCTCTCCCTCAGGGGAAGAATCTCCATTCCTCCAGGATGCCAgggacactctgttcccatag